The following is a genomic window from Parasegetibacter sp. NRK P23.
GGAAAGAGCGCCGGTGGATTCCGTGTTCCAATACGCCGCCGCACTGATGGATACAGCCGCCGCTGATCTGCCACTGGTGATCACCAACAAAACGTCTGAACTCGGTCGTATTTCCAAACCCATCGCGCTGGCCATCAAAGCGCGCATCCTGCTGGCCGCGGCCAGTCCGCTGTTCAATGGTAACAACGATTTCAGTTCCCTGAAGAACAAAGCCGGCGATCCCCTGGTGAACGGCACTTACGACGCCTCCAAATGGACAAAGGCGGCTGAAGCATGTAAAGCCGCGATCGACGCCTGCGCACAGGCGGAAATCAAGTTGTACGAGTTTGATACCAACCTGGTGAATGTGAATGATACCATCCGCAGGGAAATGAGCATACGCAACGCTTTCTCAGAAAGATGGAACTCCGAAGTGATCTGGGGTTATACCATAGCACCCGGAACGGATATTCAGCAACAGGCTATCCCAAGACTGAACCCGGCTTATCCCGGTAACGAACAAACGTACGGACAAATCGCCCCCACCATGCGGATGGCGGAAACGTTCTACAGCGACAAAGGCGTACCCATCAACGAAGATAAAACCTGGAACTTCGCCGATCGTTATTCACTCAGAACAGCGGTAAGCGCCGAAAAGAACCATGTACAGGAAGGGTACACCACCGTTGGGCTCCACTTCAACAGGGAACCGCGCTTCTACGCGAACATCGGCTTCGATGGCGGGTTATGGTACATGCAAAACGGTACCTGGAAAGTGCAGGCCAGGTCGGGACAATCACAATCCAGGAAAGCGGCATTCGGTTACTCCATTACCGGTTATTTCCCCAAGAAACTCGCCAACTGGAAATTCGTGATACAATCCGGACAGGGCATCGCCATAGAGCGTTACGCCTGGCCAATTATCCGGCTCTCGGACCTGTACCTGATGTATGCCGAAGCACTGAATGAATCAGCGGGACCAACTGCTGAAGCCTATTTCTACATCAATGAAGTTCGCAAACGCGCCGGACTAAAAACCGTGGAGGAATCATGGACGCAGTATTCTTCCAATCCCACCAAATACACCACCAAAGAAGGGCTGCGCGCCATTATTCAGCAGGAAAGAACCGTGGAACTGGCTTTCGAAGGATCCAGGTTCTGGGACCTCCGCAGGTGGAAAAAAGCCGCTGAGGTTTTGAACGCGCAAGTATACGGATGGGATATTGAACAGGAAGACGCGACGGCGTACTACAGGAAGAAACTGTTGTTCAACCAGCGTTTCACCGCACCAAGAGATTATTTCTGGCCCATCCGTGAATACAACCTGATCGTTAACCCCAACCTGGTTCAAAACCCGGGCTGGTAATCTTCAAAATGCTGAAATATGAAAAAGATATTTTTAGTGAACCTACTCGCCATCGTGCTGGCTACGGCCTGTACCAAAGATGAGCGGCTGCCCATAGAATCCGGTTCTGGTAAGCCGGATAAGGTCTTCAACGTTTCTTACGAAAGTTTGCCCGGAGCGGTGAAACTGACCTATTCGCTTCCTTCCAACAAAGACCTGCTTTACGTGCTGGCCAGTTATACGGACAAGTATGGTAAGGAAGTGAATAAAAAAGCTTCCTATTATACCAATACACTTACCGTGGAAGGGTTTGCAGATACCGCGACCTATGCGCTGAAACTGTATGCGGTGAACAGGGCAGAAAACAAATCGGAGCCGGTGGAGATCCCCGTGAAAGCCGATGCTCCACCCATTTATGATGTGTTTAAATCGCTCCATTTGCAGGAAGATTTCGGGGGCCTGAACATCCGCTTTTCAAACCCCACGGAAGCCGATCTTGCCATTGTGGTATGTTACAAAGATTCTACCGGGGCATTCAGTTTGTACGAAACATTCTATTCAAAACTGAAAGAAGGCAACTTCACCTCCAGGGGCTTCGCCTCTGAACCCACTGAATTCGCCGTGTACATCCGCGACAGGTGGGACAACCGCACCGATACCAGTTTCGCTTCCCTTACGCCGATTTTTGAAAGAGAACTGGATAAATCGAAATTCCGCACCGTGATTTTGCCTGGTGATGTGCCCGATGGATGGGGATTACCTATTCCCAATTTGTGGAACGGGGTAATCAGCGCCGAAGGCAACATGTGGCACTCTGCCGATGCGCCCATGCCCATGCACATCACTTTCGACCTTGGTGTAACGGCGAAGCTCAGTCGCTTTACGGTCTGGCAGCGGCAGGGGGTATGGATTTACAACCACGGCAATCCAAAAAATTATGAGGTGTGGGGTTCAGTGGCGCCGCCATCCGACGGAAGCTGGAACAATTGGGTGAAACTCACGACCTGTACCTCCGTGAAACCATCCGGCCAACCTACCGGCATGAACTCTACAGAAGATGTTGCCGCCGCGGCAAGAGGGGAGGAGTTCAATGTACCGCTGTCGGCGCCAATGGTACGCTACATCCGCATCCGCGTATTGGATACCTGGATCGGTAAGGGAGGACAGGCGGCCCATATTTCCGAAATGACATTCTTCGGCAACGACAAATAACCTTTAAAGTAGCACGAAATGAAAAAGATACTATATACTTTCCTGGTAGTGGCTACGGCGCTCGCGGCCTGCACCAAAATGGACGCGTACAGGGAAGATTTTACCGATGGCAAAGAGATACTGTACACCGGGAAAGCAGATTCGGTAAAGTTGTTTCCCGGAAAGAACCGTGTGATGCTGCAATGGATACACGCCGCGGATCCCAAAGTGGTGAGCGCGAAAGTGTACTGGAACAACAGGACCGATTCCGCGGTAACCACCATCAAACGAACCTCAGGCGTAGATACCGTGAAGCTGATGCTCAACAACCTTCCAGAAGGGAATTACAACTTTGAAATAATCACCTTCGATGCCGATAACAACCGCTCCGTGATTGTACAGAAAAGTGGTACGGTGTATGGCGAAACCTACCAACAAACACTGCTAAACCGTCTCGTGAGAAGCACGGTAATGAAAACAGGCTATGCCGAAGTGCAATGGTACAGGGCCGACCAGGACGCGTTGTTCACGGAACTGAACTTTGAAAAAGCGAGCGGTGCCCAGGTAACCATGCGCGTGTTGCCCAACGAGGACATTACCCAGTTGCCCGACTTTAAAGCGGGTACCAGGTTCTCCTTCAGAACCGCGTTCAGACCGGATTCCCTCGCATTGGATACCTTCTATACCGCGGCCGATTTTAAAGGCGTAACGGCGGAAGTAACCTCTATGTACCTGAAGAACGCGGGATTCCCCTTCAGCGCCGCTTCCATGGCCAACGGAAGGTTCGGCACACTGGCCGACTGGACCACCAATGCCGCCGCGAAAAATATTTCAGGACATGGCGGATTCGATAATTATCCCGGATACGGCACCATGGCCTTTGAATATTGGGGAACCCCGGCCATTAACAACGGGAAAATATTCCAAACGGTCACCTTACCTGCAGGAAAGTACAGCGTACAACTTACGGTGGAAAGCATCGCTTACCCATTGCCCGCCACTTACCTGGTGGCGGCCGAAGGAAATGATTTACCCGATGCGGCCAACTACGCCACTTCCATTGGTTACGCAAAACTCACCGATGGTTCGCTCAACAATAAAACCATTGAAGCCGGCTTCACACTGGATACTGAAAAAACAGTATCCATAGGGGTGGTGGCACACATGGTGACCGGTACGCAGAACCTTCGGATAAAGGGCTTTAAGTTGTTCAACATCGCTGATTAATGCCGCAAAACGTATTACTGAGAACAAAGCGCCGGGAGGAAATTACTTTTTCCCCGGCGCTCACTATGTTGCGTGGCACCGCTGAAGCATGCACCCCTGTAGCGGGAGCTGAAGCGGGGGTGGAATTGTTCCTTACAAGATGTACCGAAGTGATTGAGCGGTATATGGATGATCCGGCATTTAATATTGCTGTGTTGTGCAGGGAGTTAGGGCTAAGCCACTCCACTTTGTACAAAAAGATAAAGCAGGTCACCGGACTCAGTCTTAATGGTTTCATCAGGCGGGTAAGACTTATGAAAGCGGCCCTGTTGCTCGCTGAAGGAAATATGATGGTAGCTGAAGCCGCCGCCATGACGGGATTCGGTGATATAAAATATTTCAGAAAACAGTTTTTCATGTTGTTCGGAAGAACGCCATCGGTATACAGCAGGGACCACAAAAATATTCCCGGTAATCCGGACCTTTATTGGTGACGAAGGGCAAGCAAACCAATGCGTACATTACTGTTCCGTAAGTGAAACATTAGTAGGGAGGATTGGTAACTTACACCCTGCTTCCGTAATTTAGAAGTGCCAATACTTTCATAACTGAAGTATTGGCACATTCATTTAAAGAATTTCCAGGTATGAGAATATTGATTTTTGTATTGGTGATCGTTTCCCATCTTACGGGCCACGGCCAGCATCCGACCTCATCTTCAGTTGTGCGGTTCAAGCCATTTCCTGCAAAATCCGTTACACTTACACCCTCCTGGATCAAACAACAGGAAATGGTAAACATCAAATACCTTACGTCACTTGATCCGGACAGGCTGCTGCATAATTTCCGGGTCAATGCCCAACTGCCATCGGAAGCGAAGCCGCTGGAAGGGTGGGAGGCGCCAGGTATCGGGCTGAGGGGGCACTTTGTGGGCCATTACCTCTCCGCCATTGCAACGGTGGTTGAAAATTATGGAGATACGCTGCTGAAAAGAAGACTTACTTACCTGGTAGATGAATTGTACAAATGCCAGCAAAAGCATCCGGATAAATACCTCAGCGCATTCCCGGAAAGGGATTTTGATACACTCGAAAAGAACTTCGGAGGCGTATGGGCGCCTTATTATACTTACCACAAACTTATGCAGGGCATGCTGGACGCGTATGTACGTACCGGTAATACGAAAGCTTACCAGATGCTGCAGGACATGGCGGCTTATGTGGAAAAGCGCATGGCCCGCCTCTCGCCGGAAACCATAGAAAAAGTTTTGTACAGTGTAGGGGCCAATCCTTCCAACGAAGCGGGCGCTATGAATGAGGTTTTGTACGCGTTGTACAAAGTGTCCGGTGAGCCTCGCCACCTTGCGCTCGCCAGGATATTTGACCGGGATTGGTTCGCTGTACCGTTGGCTGAAAACAGGAATATATTGTCTGGTCTCCATGCCAATACGCACCTGGTACTGGTAAATGGCTTTTCAAAACGTTATGAGGTTACGAAAGAAGAAAAATACGGTAAAGCCGCGGTCAATTTCTGGAACATGCTGATGACGTCTCATGCCTATGTGAACGGGTCCAGCAGTGGTCCGCGTCCCAATGTTACCGCGCCCACTTCTCTCTCCGCCGAACACTGGGGCGTACCCGGCCACCTCAGCAGCACGATGACGAGGGAAACTTCTGAATCCTGTGTTTCGCACAATACTCAGAAACTAACGGCAACCCTGTTTACCTGGACCGGCAAACCAGCTTTCGCGGACGCCTACATGAATACGTTTTACAATTCCACGATGGCCCTGCAAAGCGGGGAAACCGGCAGGTGCGTCTATCACTTACCGCTAGGATCGCCCAGGAAGAAAATATTCCTGAAGGAAGATGATTTCCGTTGCTGCAACGGCAGTTCAATAGAAGCGTTTTCCGCCTTGAATACCGGAATATATTACCACAACGATACCGGGTTATGGGTGAACCTTTTTGTACCCTCGAAGCTTTCCTGGCCCGAAAAGAAATTTACCCTGGAGCAGAAAGGAAATTTCACCGATGACCAGGAGGTTGAATTTACAATAACAACAGGGGCGAAAACAGCGTTGCCGATCCATTTCCTCGCGCCTTCCTGGGCGAAAAAAGTGGAGGTTTTCGTGAATGGGCAAAAACAAGAGACAAGTGTTTCGCCGAATTCTTACATCACGCTGAAACGAGCCTGGAAGCACAACGACCAGGTGAGGATAAAATTTCAATTCGACTTTTACATCCGAACAATGCCCGATGACAGCAATGTGCTGGCGATTTTTTATGGTCCGATCCTGTTGGCGTTTGAAGATGCGTCGGAACTGATCCTGAAAGGTACACAGGAGGATATATTGAAGCAGCTTGTTAAGGAAGAGGGCACGAATGTTTTCAGCCTGAAGAATAATGGGAAAACGTATAGATTGAAACCATTCTATGCAATAGAGGACGAGCATTACGGGGTTTACGCCACCATCAGGAATTATTGAGCGTTGGATAAGGAGCTGAATCCGCAGTAAAAGATTTAAGGCTTCGGCGCCTTTCCTGCTCGTAATTTGGCCGCCTATTTCTGACAACAAACCAATGCCTGGTTGTCGGGTGCATTGGCAT
Proteins encoded in this region:
- a CDS encoding beta-L-arabinofuranosidase domain-containing protein, producing the protein MRILIFVLVIVSHLTGHGQHPTSSSVVRFKPFPAKSVTLTPSWIKQQEMVNIKYLTSLDPDRLLHNFRVNAQLPSEAKPLEGWEAPGIGLRGHFVGHYLSAIATVVENYGDTLLKRRLTYLVDELYKCQQKHPDKYLSAFPERDFDTLEKNFGGVWAPYYTYHKLMQGMLDAYVRTGNTKAYQMLQDMAAYVEKRMARLSPETIEKVLYSVGANPSNEAGAMNEVLYALYKVSGEPRHLALARIFDRDWFAVPLAENRNILSGLHANTHLVLVNGFSKRYEVTKEEKYGKAAVNFWNMLMTSHAYVNGSSSGPRPNVTAPTSLSAEHWGVPGHLSSTMTRETSESCVSHNTQKLTATLFTWTGKPAFADAYMNTFYNSTMALQSGETGRCVYHLPLGSPRKKIFLKEDDFRCCNGSSIEAFSALNTGIYYHNDTGLWVNLFVPSKLSWPEKKFTLEQKGNFTDDQEVEFTITTGAKTALPIHFLAPSWAKKVEVFVNGQKQETSVSPNSYITLKRAWKHNDQVRIKFQFDFYIRTMPDDSNVLAIFYGPILLAFEDASELILKGTQEDILKQLVKEEGTNVFSLKNNGKTYRLKPFYAIEDEHYGVYATIRNY
- a CDS encoding RagB/SusD family nutrient uptake outer membrane protein — its product is MKRTIIAILFLSACFSSCKGYLDIVPDNIATIDNAFANRNEAEKYLFTCYSFLPQENNVYENPALLGGDEMWTYWPITTLSRLPFEPQDMARGNQGKVYPKFNYWDGLVYGKPLFRAIRDCNIFLDNVDKVVDLDPSMKARWIAEVKFLKAYYHFYLLRMYGPVPLIRTNLAIDATTEEVRVERAPVDSVFQYAAALMDTAAADLPLVITNKTSELGRISKPIALAIKARILLAAASPLFNGNNDFSSLKNKAGDPLVNGTYDASKWTKAAEACKAAIDACAQAEIKLYEFDTNLVNVNDTIRREMSIRNAFSERWNSEVIWGYTIAPGTDIQQQAIPRLNPAYPGNEQTYGQIAPTMRMAETFYSDKGVPINEDKTWNFADRYSLRTAVSAEKNHVQEGYTTVGLHFNREPRFYANIGFDGGLWYMQNGTWKVQARSGQSQSRKAAFGYSITGYFPKKLANWKFVIQSGQGIAIERYAWPIIRLSDLYLMYAEALNESAGPTAEAYFYINEVRKRAGLKTVEESWTQYSSNPTKYTTKEGLRAIIQQERTVELAFEGSRFWDLRRWKKAAEVLNAQVYGWDIEQEDATAYYRKKLLFNQRFTAPRDYFWPIREYNLIVNPNLVQNPGW
- a CDS encoding DUF5000 domain-containing lipoprotein gives rise to the protein MKKIFLVNLLAIVLATACTKDERLPIESGSGKPDKVFNVSYESLPGAVKLTYSLPSNKDLLYVLASYTDKYGKEVNKKASYYTNTLTVEGFADTATYALKLYAVNRAENKSEPVEIPVKADAPPIYDVFKSLHLQEDFGGLNIRFSNPTEADLAIVVCYKDSTGAFSLYETFYSKLKEGNFTSRGFASEPTEFAVYIRDRWDNRTDTSFASLTPIFERELDKSKFRTVILPGDVPDGWGLPIPNLWNGVISAEGNMWHSADAPMPMHITFDLGVTAKLSRFTVWQRQGVWIYNHGNPKNYEVWGSVAPPSDGSWNNWVKLTTCTSVKPSGQPTGMNSTEDVAAAARGEEFNVPLSAPMVRYIRIRVLDTWIGKGGQAAHISEMTFFGNDK
- a CDS encoding DUF4998 domain-containing protein, coding for MKKILYTFLVVATALAACTKMDAYREDFTDGKEILYTGKADSVKLFPGKNRVMLQWIHAADPKVVSAKVYWNNRTDSAVTTIKRTSGVDTVKLMLNNLPEGNYNFEIITFDADNNRSVIVQKSGTVYGETYQQTLLNRLVRSTVMKTGYAEVQWYRADQDALFTELNFEKASGAQVTMRVLPNEDITQLPDFKAGTRFSFRTAFRPDSLALDTFYTAADFKGVTAEVTSMYLKNAGFPFSAASMANGRFGTLADWTTNAAAKNISGHGGFDNYPGYGTMAFEYWGTPAINNGKIFQTVTLPAGKYSVQLTVESIAYPLPATYLVAAEGNDLPDAANYATSIGYAKLTDGSLNNKTIEAGFTLDTEKTVSIGVVAHMVTGTQNLRIKGFKLFNIAD
- a CDS encoding helix-turn-helix domain-containing protein, which produces MPQNVLLRTKRREEITFSPALTMLRGTAEACTPVAGAEAGVELFLTRCTEVIERYMDDPAFNIAVLCRELGLSHSTLYKKIKQVTGLSLNGFIRRVRLMKAALLLAEGNMMVAEAAAMTGFGDIKYFRKQFFMLFGRTPSVYSRDHKNIPGNPDLYW